Proteins from a single region of Pseudomonas ekonensis:
- a CDS encoding polysaccharide deacetylase family protein yields MTDATVWPDGQRCAVALTVDYNDIHGILTQAPEVAGRDKTLSVWRYGTQRGVERLLRLFKEQEVTATWFVPGIVAEENPQHIAAILAGGHEIACAGYRHQDYDTLDLAAQRADVAKGCAALQALTGQRPRGFRIPAGNGAPGLIEALRDEGIRWSSSWRGDDLPFAHPTAPDVIELPLHYELEDEPYFAFNLSPAVPPAQSRIASYSHTLGNLLLDFAGFHRFGLCYVLRLHPEIIATPGRIGVLRELLESIRRHGDVWIASGADITQWWAQKAEAVGADHPASVYERHYRDNLT; encoded by the coding sequence ATGACTGACGCCACCGTCTGGCCCGACGGCCAGCGCTGCGCCGTGGCGCTGACCGTCGACTACAACGACATCCACGGCATTCTCACCCAGGCCCCCGAAGTGGCCGGGCGCGACAAGACCTTGTCGGTCTGGCGCTACGGCACGCAACGGGGCGTCGAACGGCTGTTGCGGCTGTTCAAGGAACAGGAGGTGACCGCCACCTGGTTCGTCCCCGGCATCGTCGCCGAGGAAAACCCGCAACACATCGCCGCGATCCTGGCCGGCGGACACGAAATCGCCTGCGCCGGCTACCGCCACCAGGACTACGACACCCTGGATCTGGCGGCGCAACGCGCAGACGTGGCCAAGGGTTGCGCGGCGCTGCAAGCGTTGACCGGCCAGCGCCCGCGCGGTTTCCGCATCCCCGCCGGCAACGGCGCACCGGGATTGATCGAAGCGCTGCGCGACGAAGGCATTCGCTGGTCGTCGTCATGGCGCGGCGACGACCTGCCGTTCGCCCACCCGACGGCACCGGACGTGATCGAGCTGCCGCTGCACTACGAGCTGGAAGATGAACCCTACTTCGCCTTCAACCTGAGCCCCGCCGTGCCGCCGGCCCAGTCGCGGATCGCCTCTTACAGCCATACGCTGGGCAACCTGCTGCTGGACTTCGCCGGTTTCCACCGGTTCGGCCTGTGCTACGTGCTGCGCCTGCACCCGGAAATCATCGCCACACCGGGCCGGATCGGCGTGCTGCGCGAACTGCTGGAAAGCATCCGCCGGCACGGCGACGTGTGGATCGCCAGCGGCGCCGACATCACCCAATGGTGGGCGCAGAAGGCTGAAGCGGTGGGCGCGGACCATCCCGCCTCGGTGTATGAGCGGCATTATCGGGATAACCTCACATGA